In a single window of the Cygnus olor isolate bCygOlo1 chromosome 5, bCygOlo1.pri.v2, whole genome shotgun sequence genome:
- the IRF2BPL gene encoding LOW QUALITY PROTEIN: probable E3 ubiquitin-protein ligase IRF2BPL (The sequence of the model RefSeq protein was modified relative to this genomic sequence to represent the inferred CDS: inserted 9 bases in 6 codons): MSAAQVSSSRRQSCYLCDLPRMPWAMIWDFTEPVCRGVNYEGADRIEXVIETARQLKRAHGCFQDGRSPGPPPPVGVKAVPLSAKEXAAAAAAAQQQLNHVDASSKAASAGLAQSSLDRYGLXAAAAEQRSRFEYPPPPGSLGGSHGARLPNGXGGPNGFPKPPEDGPPELNRQSPNSSSSSSSSRRGTHGGLVSGLPPGAAGAQLNVPPNLLPQTLLNGPAASGVALPPPHGGLGGRGGGGPPAPSASSQGGTCGGGGSGAGGSGGSSSEACGKRPGSVSSSDQERELKEKQRNAEALAELSESLRNRAEEWASKPKIVRDTLLTLAGCTPYEVRFKKDHALLGRVFAFDAVSKPGMDYELKLFIEYPSGSGTVFSSASGVAKQMYQDCMKDFGRGLSSGFKYLEYEKKHGSGDWRLLGDLLPESVRFFKELVGADMLPQPYLDASCPMLPTALVSLPRPGAGLAGXQGTAAASRGPGGGGGGGGGAMRKRKASPEPSDSAEGALKLSDEQQRQQWMASQSEALKLTMSAXGFGAVHGGGPPPPPPPPLGPHSNRTTPPESAPQNGQSPMAALMSVADTLGNAHSPKDGSSVHSTTSTRRNSSSPVSPASVPGQRRLASRNGDMNLQVAPPPPSAHPAMDQVHPQNIPDSPMANSGPLCCTICHERLEDTHFVQCPSVPSHKFCFPCSRESIKAQGATGEVYCPSGEKCPLVGSNVPWAFMQGEIATILAGDVKVKKERDP; this comes from the exons ATGTCCGCCGCGCAGGTGTCGTCGTCCCGGCGGCAGTCGTGCTACCTGTGCGACCTGCCCCGCATGCCCTGGGCCATGATCTGGGACTTCACCGAGCCCGTGTGCCGGGGCGTCAACTACGAGGGCGCCGACCGCATCGA TGTCATCGAGACGGCCCGGCAGCTGAAGCGGGCGCACGGCTGCTTCCAGGACGGCCGCTCCCCGGGGCCCCCGCCGCCGGTCGGCGTCAAGGCAGTGCCCCTCTCCGCCAagga ggcggcggcggcggcggcggcccagcagcagctcaacCATGTGGACGCCTCCTCCAAGGCGGCCTCGGCGGGGCTCGCCCAGTCCAGCCTGGATCGCTACGGGC ACGCCGCGGCGGCCGAGCAGCGCAGCCGCTTCGAGTacccgccgccgcccggcagCCTGGGCGGCAGCCACGGAGCCCGCCTGCCCAACG CTGGGGGCCCCAACGGCTTCCCCAAGCCGCCCGAGGACGGGCCCCCGGAGCTCAACCGGCAGAGCCCCAACTCCtcgtcgtcctcctcctcctcgcgcCGCGGCACGCACGGCGGGCTGGTGTCCGGCctgcccccgggggctgccggcgCCCAGCTGAACGTGCCCCCCAACCTGCTGCCGCAGACCCTGCTCAACGGGCCCGCCGCCTCCGGCGTGGCGCTGCCCCCGCCGCACGGGGGTCTGGGTGGccgtggcggcggcgggcccccagccccttctgcTTCCTCCCAGGGGGGCACCTGCGGCGGTGGCGGCAGCGGTgccgggggcagcggcggctccTCGTCGGAGGCCTGCGGCAAGCGGCCGGGCTCGGTGTCCAGCAGTGACCAAGAGCGGGagctgaaggagaagcagcGCAACGCCGAGGCGCTGGCCGAGCTGAGCGAGAGCCTGCGGAACCGGGCCGAGGAGTGGGCCAGCAAGCCCAAGATCGTGCGGGACACGCTGCTGACGCTGGCCGGCTGCACCCCCTATGAGGTGCGCTTCAAGAAGGATCATGCCCTGCTCGGCCGCGTCTTTGCCTTCGACGCAGTCTCCAAGCCGGGCATGGACTATGAGCTGAAGCTCTTCATCGAGTACCCCAGCGGCTCCGGCACCGTCTTCTCCAGCGCCTCTGGCGTGGCCAAGCAGATGTACCAGGACTGCATGAAGGACTTCGGCCGCGGCCTCTCCTCGGGCTTCAAGTACCTGGAGTATGAGAAGAAGCACGGCTCTGGAGACTGGCGGCTGTTGGGGGACCTGCTGCCCGAGTCGGTGCGCTTCTTCAAGGAGCTGGTGGGTGCAGACATGCTGCCGCAGCCCTACCTGGATGCCAGCTGCCCCATGCTGCCCACGGCCCTGGTAAGCCTTCCGCGacccggggctgggctggcgGG TCAGGGCACAGCCGCCGCCTCCAGGGGCCCAGGcggtggtggcggtggcggtggcgggGCCATGCGCAAGAGGAAAGCGTCTCCTGAGCCCTCGGACTCGGCCGAGGGGGCCCTGAAGCTGAGCGAcgagcagcagcggcagcagtgGATGGCCAGCCAGAGCGAAGCGCTCAAGCTCACCATGTCGG GGGGCTTCGGGGCGGTGCACGGCGGgggccccccgccgccaccgccgccgcccctTGGGCCCCACTCCAACCGGACCACGCCGCCCGAGTCCGCCCCCCAGAACGGACAGTCCCCCATGGCTGCGCTCATGTCGGTGGCCGACACGCTGGGCAATGCCCACTCGCCCAAGGACGGCAGCTCGGTGCACTCCACCACGTCCACCcgcaggaacagcagcagccccgtgtCGCCGGCCTCCGTGCCGGGCCAGCGCCGCCTGGCCTCCCGCAACGGGGACATGAACCTGCAAGTggcccctcctccccccagcgCCCACCCCGCCATGGACCAAGTGCACCCCCAAAACATTCCGGACTCCCCCATGGCCAACAGCGGGCCCCTGTGCTGCACCATTTGCCACGAACGCTTGGAGGACACCCACTTTGTTCAGTGCCCCTCTGTGCCCAGCCACAAGTTCTGCTTCCCTTGTTCCAGAGAGAGCATCAAGGCCCAAGGGGCGACGGGCGAGGTCTACTGCCCCAGCGGAGAGAAATGCCCCCTGGTAGGTTCCAATGTGCCTTGGGCCTTCATGCAGGGCGAGATCGCTACCATTTTAGCTGGGGACGTTAAagtgaaaaaggagagagaccCTTGA